TCTTCCGGCAGGATAAGTTGGCGCTCGCCCAAGCCCTTTGGGTCGCTCAAGGCGCGATCGACCAGTTTGCGCAGCGCGCTTTCATCCAGGCTTTTCAGTACGTACACGCGGGCGCGTGAGAGCAAGGCGTTGTTCAACTCGAACGAGGGGTTTTCCGTGGTGGCGCCGATAAAGATCAGCGTGCCGTCTTCCACGTAAGGTAGGAAGGCATCCTGCTGCGACTTGTTGAAGCGGTGCACTTCATCGACAAACAGGATGGTCTGACGGCCATATTGCGCGGCATGCTGCTGCGCGACTTCCACGGCCTGACGAATCTCCTTGACCCCGGAAAGCACCGCAGAAATGGTCTCGAAATGCGCATCGGAAACCTGCGCCAGCAGCCGCGCCAGGGTGGTCTTGCCGACGCCTGGCGGGCCCCAGAAGATCATCGAGTGCAGCGCGCCCTGCTCCAGCGCTTCACGCAAGGGTTTGCCACGTGCCAGCAAGTGCTCTTGACCGACGTACTCATCCAGGCTGGCTGCACGCAAACGGGCAGCCAGGGGTTGAGCAACGGGAGCCTTGCGAAACAGATCCATGACTGCGGTTTAACGCCTCTTGCTTTAAGCTTTCTACTCTTGAATTACGTCCGCGCCGGCCGGTATCTCGAAGGTGAACTGCGCATCGTCCTGAGGCTCATTCATTTTCACGTTGAGGAAAAGAATGTTGGTGCGCTGGCCGATGCTGTCGATCAGCTGCATATCGTTGAGCACCTTGTTGCGGAACGACAGACGCAGGCTGTCGAACAGAGTGTCCTTGGATTTTGGCTTGAGAATAAAGTCGACCACGTTGCCACCCTCTTTGTGGCTGATCTCGAAGTTCTCACGAATCTTCGACACATCGCCGGACAGCAGCAGCGCCGGGGTGTGGGTCAGGCGCTGATCGAGGGTCTGAATGGTCACCTGTTGCAGGTCCGGGTCATACAACCAGACTTTCTCGCCATTGGAGACCAACAGTTGCTCCATTGGCGCATCGGTGTGCCAGCGGAACAGGCCCGGACGTTTCAGCGCGAGCTGGCCAGCAGTTTCCTGCAGCTGGGTACCACTGCCGTCTAGGGTCAGCTGGGAAAAGCGTGCGTTGATGGTCTGCGCCTGGTTAAGCAGCTCGGTCAAACGCTGCACGGCAACTTCATCGTCGGCCATGGCGGCAACGCTGGTAAAACTCAGTACGGTCAGCAACAGCATGCGAATCAGGCGCATGGGACTCCTTATCAGATCGGGCTAGGCGTTAATCGCGAACGGGGCTTGGTGCTATGACCTCGCGAGAGCCATTGGTGTTCATTGAGGTGACGACGCCGGCCATTTCCATGGCTTCAATCATTCGCGCGGCGCGGTTGTAGCCGATCTTCAGCTTGCGCTGCACGGCAGAGATAGACGCACGGCGACTTTCCAGTACGAAATTGACCGCCTCATCGTAAAGCGGGTCGGCCTCGCTGCCTTCACTGCCCTCGCCGCTGCCACCCTCAAAACCGCTACCGGACTCTTCGACGCCCGCGAGAATGTCGTCAATATAGTCAGGTGTGCCACGCTGCTTCCAGGCCTCGACCACGCGGTGCACTTCTTCATCAGAAACGAAAGCGCCGTGTACGCGAATTGGCAGTCCAGTACCTGGCGGCATATAAAGCATGTCACCGTGGCCCAGTAGCTGTTCGGCGCCGCCTTGGTCGAGGATGGTGCGCGAGTCGATCTTGCTCGATACCTGGAACGCCATACGGGTCGGGATGTTGGCCTTGATCAGACCGGTGATCACATCCACCGAGGGGCGCTGGGTCGCGAGAATCAGGTGAATCCCTGCAGCACGGGCTTTCTGCGCGATACGGGCGATCAGCTCTTCAACCTTCTTGCCGACGATCATCATCATGTCGGCGAACTCGTCGACCACCACCACGATGGTCGGCAGGGTTTTCAGCAGCGGCGCTTCGTCGTGCATGCTTTCGCGCTTGTAGAGCGGGTCGCTCAGCGGCTCGCCCGCCTCTTCGGCGTCTTTGACCTTGCGGTTAAAGCCGGCCAGGTTGCGCACGCCCATCTTCGACATCAGCTTGTAGCGACGCTCCATCTCGGCCACCGACCAGCGTAGGGCGTTGGCGGCTTCCTTCATGTCGGTCACCACTGGGCAGAGCAGGTGCGGAATGCCTTCGTAGATCGACAGTTCGAGCATTTTCGGGTCGATCATGATCAAGCGCGCCTCTTCCGGCGTGGACTTGAACAGAATCGACAAAATCATTGCGTTAACCCCGACCGACTTACCGGAGCCGGTGGTACCGGCCACCAGCAGGTGGGGCATCTTCGCCAGGTCGGTGATCACCGGCTTGCCGCCGATATCGTGGCCCAGAGCCAGAGTAACCGGCGACTTGGCTTCGTCGTACTCGGGTGATGACAGCACTTCGGAGAAGCGCACGATCTGCCGGTCTTCGTTGGGAATTTCGATACCGACGGTGGTTTTGCCCGGAATCACTTCGACCACGCGCACGCTGATGATCGCCATCGAACGCGCCAGGTCCTTGGCCAGGCCGGAAATACGGCTGACCTTGACCCCAGCTGCGGGCTGAATCTCGAAACGGGTAATCACCGGGCCCGGATGAACCGACTCGACGATAACCTCGACGCCAAACTCCTTGAGTTTGATCTCAAGCAAGCGCGACATGGCTTCCAGGTATTCGGGCGAGTATTTCTTCTGAACTTTCTCGGCCACATCGAGGATCGAAATCGGCGGCAGACTGCCGGCCAGCGCACTGTCTTCAAACAGGTTGACCTGCTTTTCTTTCAGCACGCGCTTGCTCGGCTCAGGCGCTTTCGGCGCTGCCGGCGGCGTGATCACTGGGGCTGGGCGGTTGACCCGCTCGCTCATGTGTTTGTTCAACGACTCTTCACGCTCGATCAGCCGTTCTTTGACCTTGGCCTGTTCGCGGCGATCCAGCACTATTGGCGCGGAGACTTCACTGACGCGCTCATCGACCTCACGTAGCTGCGCCACCAACTGCTTGCGCTCAACTCGCGCACTCCACCAGCGGTTAGCCAGGCTCTGGATCAGCTCGATCAGATCGAGGGTGATCTTCCCGGTCAGGTCCATCACCTTGAACCAGGACAGATCGGTAAACACCGTCAAACCGAAGAGAAACAGCGCAATCAGAAGCAGAGTACTGCCTTGCACATTCAGTGCATTGATCGCCAAGGCCCCAAGGCTTTCGCCCAGCGCGCCACCTGCGGAGGCCGGCATGCTAGAGCTGGCTTGAAAATGGATATACGCCAGCGCGGCACCGGATAGCACCAGAAAGACCAAACCAATCAGCCGCCAGGAGAACAGCCAGCCGCTCCACTGCCACGGCTGATGGCGGGCACGGAACACTTGCAGGGTTTTTACCGCCAACAGCAGCGGGAATAGATAGGCAAAATAGCCCAGCGCCATAAACAGAATGTCGGCAAACCAGGCACCGGCGCGCCCGGCGGCGTTCTGCACCTGCTCAACATTGCTGGTGTGGGTCCAGCCCGGATCGGCCGCATCATAGGTCAGCAGAGCCATCCAGAGATAAAGGCAAAGTGCGCCCAGGCCAATCAGCGCGCCTTCTTTGAGTCGATAAGGCAGCTGCTGACGCCAGAGAGGGGCTTGTGCGGTTGGGCTAGATTTCTTCAAAACGCATCTGTTCCTGCGCCAGAGGCGCCGAATAATTGGTTAACGGCAAAATATGCAGCGATTGTACGGGTTTAACCGCACGATACCAGACCGAGCTGTATGCATAAACAGCTATAGCGGTTGACTCCCGCTCTTCGCCCGCTTCGGTGTAGCATATCTGCCAATATCTTCCGTGCGGCTCAATTGGAGCATGCATTCTCTTTTGTGACAAAGGCTTATGAGGTGTTTTTATGAGCGAAGTCAAGCATTCACGCTTGATCATCCTGGGCTCCGGCCCTGCCGGTTATAGCGCTGCCGTTTACGCTGCCCGCGCCAACCTCAAGCCTGTGATCATTACTGGCATTCAGCCCGGCGGTCAGCTGACCACCACCACCGAAGTGGACAACTGGCCGGGTGATGTCGAAGGTCTGACCGGCCCAGCGCTGATGGAACGTATGCAAAAGCATGCCGAGCGCTTTGAAACCGAGATTGTCTACGACCACATCCACACCGCCGAGTTGCAGTCGCGCCCTTTCACCTTGAAAGGCGACAGCGGCACCTACACCTGTGACGCACTGATTATCGCCACGGGCGCATCGGCGCAATACCTGGGCCTGCCGTCCGAAGAAGCGTTTTCCGGCAAGGGCGTATCGGCGTGCGCCACCTGCGATGGCTTCTTCTATCGCAATCAGGTGGTCGCGGTGATTGGCGGCGGCAATACCGCGGTCGAAGAAGCGCTGTACCTGTCGAATATCGCCAAGGAAGTGCACCTGGTGCATCGCCGCGACAAGCTGCGCTCCGAGAAAATTCTTCAGGACAAGCTGTTCGAAAAAGCAGCCAACGGCAACGTTGTACTGCACTGGAACCACTCTCTTGAAGAAGTGCTGGGCGACAACACTGGCGTTACCGGCGCGCGCCTGAAAGATACACAGAGTGGTGCAAGTAAAGATCTGCCTTTGGCTGGCGTGTTTATCGCCATCGGCCATAAGCCCAATACCGAGCTGTTCCACGGTCAGCTGGAAATGCGCGACGGCTATCTGCTGATCAAAGGCGGCAATGAAGGTAATGCCACCGCCACCAGTATTGAAGGTGTGTTTGCAGCGGGCGACGTGGCTGACCACGTTTACCGCCAGGCCATTACTTCTGCCGGTGCTGGCTGCATGGCCGCGCTGGATGTCGAGAAATTCCTCGACGACAATTGATCCATTCGGGGCGGACACACAGTCCGCCCTACCCTCCTCCTCTGTCCAACTCCGGCCCTGCACATGCTGACGTGGCTGCAACGCGACTCACTGGATTTTCCGCCTCTCAATAAAGCCTTGCGCGAGCCGAACGGTCTGCTGGCGGCAGGTGGCGACCTGCGCCCGGAACGCTTGATCCAGGCTTATCGCCACGGCTGCTTCCCCTGGTTTCAGGATGGCCAGCCGATTCTCTGGTGGTCGCCGGACCCGCGCACCGTGCTGCTGCCTGACAAGCTGCACATCTCGCGCAGTCTCACCAAGGTGCTGCGCCAGGGCCGTTATCGGGTGACCTTCGACCAAGCTTTCGTTGATGTCATCCGTGCCTGCGCCGCACCGCGCAGCTATGCGGCAGAAACCTGGATCACCAGCCCTATGCAGGACGCCTACGTGGAACTGCACAGGCGCGGTATTGCTCATTCGGTTGAGGTTTGGCGCGATAACGAGCTGGTTGGCGGGCTCTATGGTCTGGCCATGGGTCAGCTGTTCTTTGGCGAGTCGATGTTCAGTCGCGCAGATAATGCATCCAAAGTGGGCTTCGTTACCCTGGTCGAACACTTGAAAGACTGGGGCTTTGTGTTGATCGATTGCCAAATGCCGACCGAGCATCTGCTCAGCCTCGGCGCTCAGACGATTCCCCGTAGCGAGTTTGCCGGCTACCTGAGTGACCATCTTGATCAATCCAGCCAGGCGGACTGGGTCGCCTAGGCGAGTTTGCCAGCCTGGCTTACACTTGATTCAAGACCGATCCCGAGAGTCGATCATGACTGAGCTGGCCCGCCTAAAGTTTTACGCCACTCAACCGCACCCCTGCAGCTATCTGCCCGATGAGCAGGCCACCACCCTGTTCCTCGACCCCAGCCAGCCCATGGATGCGGATGTTTACGCTGAGCTTTCGGAAATGGGCTTTCGCCGCAGTGGCGACCACCTCTATCGCCCGCATTGTCAGCGTTGCACCGCTTGCGTCCCGGCGCGCATCCCTGCCGCCCAGTTCAGCCCGAATCGCCAGCAACGGCGTATATTCAAACGTAATCAGGACATCCAGGTTCGCCTCGTGCGCCCGGCTTTTACCGAGGAATATTATGCGTTGTACGTGCGCTACATTGAGCAGCGGCATGCCGATGGCGATATGTACCCGCCCAACCGCGAGCAGTTTTCGACCTTTCTGGTACGCGACCTAGCCTTCTCGCGTTTCTATGAGTTCCGTCAGAACGACCGCCTGCTGGCAATTGCCGTCACCGATGTACTGCCCAATGGATTGTCGGCGGTTTACACCTTTTACGAGCCAGGCGAGGAACGACGCAGCCTCGGGCGCTTTGCCATTCTCTGGCAAATTGCCGAAGCGGCGCGATTAGGGCTGCATGCGGTCTATCTAGGCTACTGGATCAAGAACTGCCGCAAGATGAATTACAAGACCCAGTACAGGCCAATAGAACTGTTCGTCAATCAACGCTGGGTCAGTCTTAACTGAAGCCCTTGGCGCAAACCCCAAATTTCGGGCACAATGCACGCCGCTTTTGCCTGGCGCCAGTTGCACCGGGCCATTCATTGGATACCGAGGGCTTTACTGCATGTCGAAAGAAGACAGCTTCGAAATGGAAGGCACTGTCGTCGACACCCTGCCCAACACCATGTTCCGTGTGGAGTTGGAAAATGGGCACGTCGTTACTGCGCACATCTCCGGAAAGATGCGCAAAAATTACATCCGCATTCTGACTGGCGACAAAGTTCGCGTTGAACTTACGCCTTATGACTTGAGCAAAGGCCGCATTACTTACCGCGCCCGTTAACAGGCCAGCGAAAACTCAGTTTTCCGGCATCTGTTACACCAAGCTCCAGTAAAAACGCCCGGCAATGCCGGGCGTTTTTGTGCGCGTAAGAAAACTACGCCTAGGCCATTTCCGCCGTAGTTTCGAAATCGAAGGTCAACTCGCCACCTTCAATATCGATATGCACCACACCGCCGTGCTCGGCCAGCTCACCAAACAGGATCTCTTCCGCCAGCGGACGCTTGATCTTGTCCTGAATCAGGCGAGCCATCGGTCGAGCGCCCATCTGTACGTCATAACCGCTCTCAGCCAGCCAGCTACGTGCGGCATCGCTGACTTCCAGGGTGACACGCTTGTCCTCAAGCTGCGCCTGCAGTTCGGTGAGGAACTTATCGACGATGCTTTTGATCACTTCGTGGCTCAGGCGGCCGAACTGGATGATGGTATCCAGGCGGTTGCGGAACTCCGGCGTGAAGCTTTTCTTGATCACTTCCATGGCATCAGACGAGTGGTCCTGATGGGTGAAGCCAATGGATGCCCGCGCCGCTGTTTCAGCGCCAGCGTTGGTGGTCATGATCACGATCACATTGCGGAAATCAGCCTTACGGCCATTGTTGTCGGTCAGGGTGCCATGATCCATAACCTGCAGGAGCAGGTTAAAGACTTCCGGGTGAGCCTTTTCGATCTCATCAAGCAGCAATACGCAATGTGGCGTTTTGGTGATCGCTTCGGTCAGTAGACCGCCTTGATCAAAGCCTACATAACCGGGTGGAGCACCGATCAGGCGCGACACAGTGTGGCGCTCCATGTACTCGGACATATCGAAGCGAATCAACTCTACACCTAACGCTTTGGCCAACTGGCGTGCAGCCTCAGTTTTACCAACCCCAGTGGGCCCGGCAAACAGGAAGGAGCCGACAGGCTTGTCAGGGGCTTTGAGGCCGGCACGCGACAGCTTGATCGCGGTCGACAGCGAGTCAATTGCGGCGTCCTGGCCAAATACAGTGAGCTTCAGGTCACGTTCCAGGTTACGCAGCAGTTCTTTGTCCGAGCTGCTGACATGTTTTGGCGGAATACGGGCAATTTTCGCCACGATGTCTTCGACCTGCGCCACATCGATACGCGTCAGGCGTTTTTCCAGCGGCTGCAAGCGCTGATAAGCGCCTGCCTCATCGATTACGTCAATGGCCTTGTCCGGCATATGGCGGTCATTGATATAGCGCGAAGCCAGCTCAGCCGCTGCGCGCAGTGCCTCATCGCTATATTCGATGCTGTGATGCTGCTCGAAGCGACCTTTCAGACCACGCAAAATGCCGATGGTGTCTTCTACCGACGGCTCAACCACATCAACTTTCTGGAAGCGCCGAGCGAGAGCGCGGTCTTTCTCAAAGATGCCGCGGAATTCCTGGAAGGTCGTCGAGCCGATGCAGCGTATTTCACCCGAAGACAGCATAGGTTTCAGTAAGTTGGACGCATCCATTACTCCACCCGATGCCGCGCCCGCGCCAATAATGGTGTGGATTTCATCAATAAACAGGATGGCGTGCGGACGTTTACGCAACTCATTGAGAAGCGCCTTCAGGCGCTTCTCAAAATCACCACGGTATTTGGTACCGGCCAGTAATGCGCCGAGATCCAAGGAGTAGACCACGCTGTCCGCTAGCAAGTCAGGTACCTGATTATCGACAATGCGCTTGGCCAGGCCTTCAGCAATGGCGGTTTTACCGACACCCGCTTCACCCACTAATAGCGGATTGTTCTTACGCCGACGCGCAAGAATCTGCGCCACACGTTCGACTTCCGACTCGCGGCCGACAAGCGGATCAATGCGGCCCTGGCGAGCCAGTTCATTCAGGTTGCTGGCATAAGCATCCAGCGGATTGCTCGAGCTGGAGGACTCGCCGCTTTCGTCGTCCTGCATTTCCTGTTCGGTTTCCGAATGGCCACCATGGCCCGGAACCTTGGAGATGCCGTGGGCAATAAAATTGACCACATCGATACGCGCGACGCTCTGCTGCTTGAGCAGAAACACCGCCTGACTTTCCTGCTCGCTGAAGATTGCTACCAGTACATTGGCACCGGTCACTTCACGCTTGCCGGAACTCTGTACGTGGAACACCGCGCGCTGCAGAACGCGCTGGAAACCCAAGGTAGGCTGCGTTTCGCGCTCTTCATCGTGTTGTGGGATTAGCGGCGTGGTGGAGTCGATAAACTCTTGCAGATCATGCCGCAGCTTGTCCAGGTTGGCCCCGCACGCACGCAGTACGCTGGCAGCGGCCTCGTTATCCAGGAGAGCCAGCAACAAATGCTCAACCGTCATAAATTCATGACGCTTGGTACGAGCCTCCTTGAAAGCCAGATTGAGGGTGACTTCGAGCTCTCGATTTAACATAGCTTCACCTCATGCCCAAGTGGCCGGCGTTAACCGTCCTTCTCTATTTCACAGAGTAGCGGATGCTGGCTCTCTCTCGCATATTGATTCACCTGTGTCGCTTTGGTTTCAGCAATATCGCGGGTAAACACTCCACATACTGCCCGCCCCTCTGTATGGACGGTCAGCATGATTTTGGTCGCTATCTCTCGATTCAGGTTGAAAAAAACCTCGAGAATCTCGACCACGAAATCCATGGGCGTGTAGTCGTCATTAAACAAAATCACTTTATACATAGGAGGCGCCTGCAGGGCGGGCTTTGATTCCTGAACGGCTAAGCCGAAGGAATCGTCCTCATGCTCTGCGGGGCGATCCTGATTGAATGTTAGTCGAATCTGGCTACGTGCATGCATGCTGAATAGCTTCGTTGATGGGCGAATAGTCTGTGCTAGACAGAGTTTGAACGGCTTCTCAGCCAGTTACAGCATTGCCTTGACTATCGGCAAAACGGTGTTACAAACAATGAATACCCAGCGTGGGTATTAAGGGGTTTCACACGCGGCCCGCCTTGGCGAACCATGTGTGGGATTGAAGTGGATGATACTCCAGTGATGGAGTCCTTTGCAGAGGGATATCAGCATGGTTAGCGGTAAGGTCAAGTGGTTCAACAACGCCAAAGGCTATGGGTTCATCCTGGCCGATGGTCGAGATGAGGACCTGTTCGCCCACTACTCGGCTATCCAGATGGACGGCTATAAAACGCTGAAGGCTGGCCAGCCGGTAAGCTTCGATATTATTCAAGGTCCAAAAGGACTCCACGCCGTAAACATCAGCGCGGCTACTGCCGCCAGTGAAGCGCCCGCCGCTGTCAAGCAACACCAGGGCTCAACGGTTGAAGTCTGATTAGTCATCTGGGCAGTTAATCGCCCACAAAAAAGGCCGGTCATTTGACCGGCCTTTCTTTATGTAGAAGCTGATTGGCTTACATGTGCGAAATCAGCGCATCACCGAATGCCGAGCAGGACAGCAGCTTGGCACCGTCCATCAGGCGCTCGAAGTCATAGGTCACGGTTTTGGCACCGATGGCGCCATTTGTACCCTTGATGATCAGATCAGCCGCTTCGGTCCAGCCCATGTGGCGAAGCATCATTTCGGCGGAGAGGATCAGTGAGCCTGGGTTCACCTGGTCCTTACCAGCGTACTTCGGTGCAGTACCGTGGGTAGCTTCGAACATCGCAACGGTGTCGGACAGGTTGGCACCTGGAGCGATACCGATACCACCGACTTCAGCCGCCAACGCATCGGACAGGTAGTCACCGTTGAGGTTGAGGGTGGCGATTACGTCGTACTCGGCCGGACGCAGTAGGATCTGCTGCAGCATGGCGTCGGCGATGGCGTCTTTGACAATGACATTCTTGCCGGTTTTCGGGTTCTTGAACTGCATCCAAGGACCGCCATCGAGCAAGGTTGCGCCGAATTCTTCAGCGGCAATTTCGTAGGCCCACTCTTTGAAGGCACCTTCGGTGAACTTCATAATGTTGCCTTTGTGCACGATGGTCAGCGAGTCGCGGTCGTTATCGACTACGTACTGCAGCGCTTTACGTGCCAGACGCTTGGTACCTTCTTTTGAAACCGGCTTAACACCGATACCGCAGTCTTGGTCGAAGCGAATCTTGGTTACACCCATTTCCTCTTTGAGGAACTTGATCACCTTAGTTGCTTCTGGCGAGCCAGCTTTCCACTCGATACCGGCGTAGATATCTTCCGAGTTCTCACGGAAGATTGTCATGTCGACGTCGCCAGGCTTCTTCACCGGACTTGGCACGCCTTCGAACCAGCGTACTGGGCGAAGGCAGACATACAGGTCAAGCTGCTGACGCAGCGCAACGTTGAGGGAGCGGATGCCGCCACCGACTGGCGTGGTCAGCGGGCCTTTGATGGAAACGACGTAGTCTTTGACTGCATCCAGAGTTTCCTGAGGCAACCAAGTGTCCTGGTCGTAAACCTGAGTGGCTTTCTCGCCTGCGTAAACTTCCATCCAGGAGATCTTGCGTTCACCGCCGTAGGCTTTCTGTACGGCCGCATCAACTACTTTGATCATCACCGGGCTGATATCGACACCGATACCATCGCCTTCGATAAAAGGGATGATTGGATTGTTCGGTACGTTCAGGGATGTATCGGCATTGACGGTGATTTTGTCACCGGTGGCAGGCACCTGGATCTTTTGGTATCCCATGCTGGACTCCGTCTTGTGGTTAAAACAGTCAGATCGCCCCAGAGTAACCCACTTGAATCGGGCGAAACCATATGTTCGTTGGTCTTATGCGCCAAGGCATTCTGCGACGCGTTAGCGCGGTGGTATACTTCACAGATGACTCACAGGTCATAAGGCGCGGATCGTTCAAACAGGTTGTCCGCCTCTTGAAACCGTCGAACTGCTACAGCGCTTCAACGGCTCGAAACGCTTAACACTCTACTGGTGCATCCAACATCACCGCGGCAAGTCCTCGACTTCTGGTTCATCCATATGGGCCTCAGCGCTTACCTGCGCATGTCGAGTCGCTATGCACGCTCAGCAAAGAAGAGAGTTCACTCAGAATGTCCACCCCCTCGAAGATCATCTACACCTTCACCGACGAAGCTCCAGCCCTTGCGACCTATTCGCTTCTGCCTATTGTAGAAGCCTTCGCAGCCTCTGCTGAGATTGCCGTCGAAACACGCGACATCTCTCTTGCAGGGCGCATCCTTGCAAGCTTTGCCGACCAGTTGGATGCTGACAAGCAAATCGCCGACGACCTCGCCAAGCTGGCCGTACTGGCCACCTCGCCAGATGCCAACATCATCAAGCTGCCAAACATCAGTGCCTCGGTGCCGCAGCTCAAAGGTGCAATCGCCGAGCTGCAAGCCCAAGGCTTTAACATCCCGAATTTCCCGGAAGACCCACAAACTGACGCCGAAAAAGACGCCAGTGCCCGTTATAGCAAAGTGCTTGGCAGTGCGGTCAACCCGGTGCTGCGTGAAGGTAACTCCGACCGCCGCGCGCCTTCCGCAGTCAAAGCCTTCGTACGCAAGCACCCACACTCCATGGGCAAGTGGAGCATGACTTCGCAATCCCACGCCGATTACATGCGCGGTGGCGATTTCTTCTCCAGCGAGCAGTCGATCACCATGGCCAAGGCCGGTGACGTGCGTATCGAGTTTGTCGGCAAGAACGGCAAGATTGAAGTCAAGAAGCAGCTCGCCCTGCAGGAAGGCGAAGTCTTCGACAGCATGTTTATGAGCTGCCGCAAGCTGCGCGATTTCTTTGAGCGCACCCTGCAGGACTGCAAGGAAAACGGTGTGATGTGGTCCCTGCACGTCAAGGCGACCATGATGAAAGTCTCCCACCCGATCGTGTTCGGCCACGCTGTCAGCGTCTACTACAAAGACGTGTTCGATAAATACGGCAAGCTGTTCGAAGAGCTGGGCGTCAAC
This DNA window, taken from Pseudomonas sp. SG20056, encodes the following:
- the icd gene encoding NADP-dependent isocitrate dehydrogenase, giving the protein MGYQKIQVPATGDKITVNADTSLNVPNNPIIPFIEGDGIGVDISPVMIKVVDAAVQKAYGGERKISWMEVYAGEKATQVYDQDTWLPQETLDAVKDYVVSIKGPLTTPVGGGIRSLNVALRQQLDLYVCLRPVRWFEGVPSPVKKPGDVDMTIFRENSEDIYAGIEWKAGSPEATKVIKFLKEEMGVTKIRFDQDCGIGVKPVSKEGTKRLARKALQYVVDNDRDSLTIVHKGNIMKFTEGAFKEWAYEIAAEEFGATLLDGGPWMQFKNPKTGKNVIVKDAIADAMLQQILLRPAEYDVIATLNLNGDYLSDALAAEVGGIGIAPGANLSDTVAMFEATHGTAPKYAGKDQVNPGSLILSAEMMLRHMGWTEAADLIIKGTNGAIGAKTVTYDFERLMDGAKLLSCSAFGDALISHM